The Prosthecobacter algae genome includes a window with the following:
- a CDS encoding DUF1501 domain-containing protein, protein MLQRSAAGFGALALRGLLSASETADPLAAKKPHFPARAKRVIFLFMKGGPSHVDTFDPKPLLDRDHGKPLPFALPRVTFAKTSTLLKSPWKFKNYGESGLPVSDLFPHVAKCVDDLCIMRSLHGTNPAHGGALLKLHTGSDTFVRPSLGAWVSYGLGTENSDLPAFVTICPTLAHGGVNNWGSAFLPAWAQGTPMGNASVPADQAVVRHIHSPLKVPELQRLQLDLASRMNRQHLGSTGEHADLEARINSFELAFRMQSAMPELQDIGGETEATLKLYGLDDPVTQNFGRQCLMARRFAERGVRFIQVTHSDANVQWDQHGDLFKGHTKNAAEVDKPIAGLLHDLKSRGLLEDTLVVWGGEFGRTPVAQGGDGRDHNPEGFTMWMAGGGVKGGMAYGSTDDYGYFATENKVHIHDFHATILHILGLDHEKLTYRYAGRDFRLTDVHGHVVKDILA, encoded by the coding sequence ATGCTTCAGCGCTCAGCGGCGGGTTTTGGTGCCCTCGCGCTGCGCGGTCTCCTGAGTGCCAGCGAGACAGCCGATCCGCTGGCGGCCAAGAAGCCACATTTCCCGGCGCGGGCTAAGCGGGTGATCTTCCTCTTCATGAAAGGCGGGCCGTCTCATGTGGACACCTTTGATCCGAAACCTTTGTTAGACCGGGATCATGGCAAGCCGCTGCCCTTTGCCCTGCCAAGGGTGACCTTTGCGAAAACCAGCACGCTGCTGAAGTCGCCCTGGAAGTTTAAAAACTATGGCGAAAGTGGCCTGCCCGTGAGCGACCTCTTCCCGCATGTGGCGAAGTGTGTGGATGATCTCTGCATCATGCGCTCCCTGCATGGGACGAATCCGGCCCATGGTGGTGCGCTGCTGAAACTGCACACCGGGAGTGACACCTTTGTGCGCCCGAGCCTGGGCGCCTGGGTGAGCTATGGACTGGGGACGGAAAATTCGGACCTGCCCGCCTTTGTCACCATCTGCCCCACCCTGGCGCATGGTGGCGTGAACAATTGGGGCTCGGCCTTTCTGCCTGCCTGGGCTCAGGGGACGCCGATGGGCAATGCGAGCGTGCCTGCGGACCAGGCGGTGGTGCGCCACATTCACAGCCCGCTGAAGGTGCCGGAGTTGCAACGTTTGCAGTTAGACCTGGCCAGCCGCATGAATCGTCAGCACCTTGGCAGCACGGGCGAGCACGCGGACCTAGAGGCGCGGATCAACTCCTTTGAACTGGCCTTCCGCATGCAGTCGGCCATGCCGGAGCTGCAAGACATCGGCGGTGAAACGGAGGCCACGCTCAAGCTGTATGGCCTGGATGATCCGGTGACGCAGAATTTTGGTCGCCAGTGCCTGATGGCCCGCCGCTTTGCGGAACGCGGGGTGCGTTTCATCCAGGTGACGCATAGCGATGCGAATGTGCAGTGGGACCAGCATGGAGATCTTTTCAAAGGCCACACGAAGAACGCGGCGGAGGTGGACAAGCCCATCGCCGGGCTGCTGCATGACCTGAAGTCACGCGGCCTGCTGGAGGATACCCTGGTGGTCTGGGGCGGAGAGTTCGGCCGCACGCCGGTGGCGCAAGGTGGCGACGGGCGCGACCACAACCCCGAAGGCTTCACCATGTGGATGGCGGGCGGCGGGGTGAAGGGCGGCATGGCCTATGGTTCCACGGATGACTACGGCTATTTCGCTACGGAGAACAAAGTCCACATCCACGATTTCCACGCCACCATCCTGCACATCCTGGGGCTGGATCACGAGAAGCTGACCTACCGCTATGCGGGCCGCGACTTCCGCCTGACGGATGTGCATGGGCATGTGGTGAAGGATATTTTGGCCTGA
- a CDS encoding DUF5009 domain-containing protein produces the protein MSPNQRLVSLDAFRGFIMLLMASSGFGLAQMAKANPESWWWQQIGYQVSHVEWVGCALWDLIQPAFMFMVGVAVPLSLLRRKQDGQGFFGRFAHALLRALVLILLGVLLSTKVGDPQTNWIFPNVLAQIGLGYVFLFVLASLGWEYCAAAVVILLVGDWYWFFQHPLPAAGFDFAAVGARPEDLMDGRFAQWSKHLNVAADFDRWLLNLFPRTEPFITNAGGYTTMNFVPALATMLMGAITGERLLRSPKTHGQKAAILLTAGIVCLLIGTVLDIVAVPMVKRIWTPSWGMFSGGWVFLMLSFFYWLVEVAGQRKIVFPLVVVGMNSLFIYVMHSLAAGWIRDAIKTHAGAGFFSGAWAPVIERCSVLAVLWLLCFWLYRQRAFLRV, from the coding sequence ATGTCTCCTAACCAACGCCTCGTTTCCCTGGATGCCTTCCGGGGTTTTATCATGCTGCTGATGGCCTCTTCGGGCTTTGGGCTGGCGCAGATGGCCAAGGCGAATCCGGAGTCCTGGTGGTGGCAGCAGATCGGCTACCAGGTGTCGCATGTGGAGTGGGTGGGCTGCGCGCTGTGGGATCTTATCCAGCCGGCGTTCATGTTCATGGTGGGGGTGGCGGTGCCGTTGTCGCTTCTCCGCCGCAAGCAGGACGGGCAGGGGTTCTTTGGCCGTTTTGCCCATGCGCTGCTGCGGGCGTTGGTGCTCATTTTGTTAGGCGTGTTGCTTTCGACGAAGGTGGGGGATCCGCAGACAAACTGGATCTTTCCCAATGTCCTGGCGCAGATCGGCCTGGGGTATGTGTTCCTGTTTGTGCTGGCCTCTCTGGGCTGGGAGTATTGTGCGGCGGCGGTGGTCATCCTTTTGGTGGGGGACTGGTACTGGTTTTTCCAGCATCCGCTGCCTGCAGCGGGATTCGACTTTGCGGCGGTGGGGGCCAGGCCCGAAGATCTGATGGACGGACGTTTTGCCCAGTGGAGCAAGCACCTGAATGTGGCGGCAGACTTTGACCGCTGGCTGCTGAACCTTTTCCCGAGAACGGAGCCTTTCATCACCAATGCGGGCGGCTACACGACGATGAACTTTGTGCCTGCGCTGGCGACGATGCTGATGGGGGCGATCACGGGTGAGCGGCTGCTGCGGAGCCCAAAGACGCATGGGCAAAAGGCGGCCATCTTGCTGACGGCGGGCATCGTGTGCCTGCTCATCGGAACGGTGCTGGACATTGTGGCGGTGCCCATGGTGAAGCGTATCTGGACGCCTTCGTGGGGGATGTTCAGCGGCGGCTGGGTCTTCCTGATGCTGTCGTTCTTTTACTGGCTGGTGGAGGTGGCGGGTCAGAGAAAGATCGTCTTCCCGCTCGTGGTGGTGGGGATGAACAGCCTCTTCATCTACGTGATGCACAGTCTGGCCGCAGGGTGGATCCGCGATGCCATTAAAACTCACGCAGGAGCCGGGTTTTTCAGCGGAGCCTGGGCACCGGTGATCGAGCGGTGCAGCGTGTTGGCGGTGCTTTGGTTGCTGTGCTTTTGGTTATACCGCCAGCGTGCCTTTCTGCGTGTCTAA
- a CDS encoding Dabb family protein, which yields MIHNVYFWLKKDLSAEQVETFENELIALKTIDYLEHGFVGKPAPTEERPVTDHSFNYSLTLHFKNLQDHEFYQKECPKHLHFVDVCKPFFDQVKVYDTSPIH from the coding sequence ATGATTCACAACGTCTATTTCTGGCTGAAAAAGGACCTGAGCGCCGAGCAGGTCGAAACCTTTGAGAACGAGCTCATCGCCCTCAAGACCATTGATTACCTGGAGCACGGCTTCGTCGGCAAACCCGCCCCCACCGAGGAGCGGCCCGTCACCGACCACAGCTTCAACTACTCCCTCACCCTGCACTTCAAAAACCTGCAGGACCATGAATTCTACCAGAAGGAATGCCCCAAGCACCTTCACTTCGTGGACGTCTGCAAACCGTTCTTTGACCAGGTGAAGGTCTACGACACCTCACCGATTCATTGA
- a CDS encoding iron ABC transporter permease, with product MSRSLALLVFGIMAVFFGCFFIYPIWTTVKLAFETPDHRFTLEFITEVFLNPLYREGLVNSFIIAIWTTLGCLVISMPLAMMFVRYDFPGKTLLNSLVLTPMVLPPFVGAIGIKAILGQAGALNSMLIQLGLMNAQRPTDWLGEGQMLGIVVMEVLHLYPILYLNIAAVLANLDPAMEEAGASLGCPPWQRFWRITVPLIMPGIFAGGTIVFIWAFTELGVPLVFDYDRVTAVQIFRSLNDLSDNPFPYALVVVMLVFSTLIYTLSKLFFGRASSTGGGRATTARETVRLPLGIGLLCTAAFAFVTFLAVMPHLGVVLLSFADDWYATVLPQAYTLDHFHQALGHELTLSSIANSLKYSVFAIGFALVLGIGVAYVNVRTRLWGRQLLDAMAMLPLAVPGVVMAFGYLAMTRPGRQFDWLILGEDPFLILVIAYAVRRLPYIVRSASAGFQQVSPALEEAAQNLGATPERALWRITLPLVAPNLLAGGLLAFAFAMLEVSDSMILAQQSSHFPITKAIYFLVMGLGNGPSLASALGVWAMIFLTITIVGAALLLGKKLGALFR from the coding sequence ATGTCCCGCTCCCTCGCCCTCCTTGTGTTTGGCATCATGGCCGTCTTCTTCGGCTGCTTTTTTATCTATCCCATCTGGACGACGGTGAAGCTGGCCTTTGAGACGCCTGACCACCGCTTCACGCTGGAGTTCATTACGGAGGTGTTTCTCAATCCGCTCTATCGCGAAGGGCTGGTCAATTCCTTCATCATCGCCATCTGGACCACGCTGGGCTGCCTGGTCATCTCCATGCCTCTGGCCATGATGTTTGTGCGCTATGACTTTCCTGGAAAGACCCTGCTCAACAGCCTGGTGCTCACACCCATGGTGCTGCCACCTTTCGTCGGGGCCATCGGCATCAAGGCCATCCTCGGGCAGGCCGGGGCGCTAAATTCCATGCTCATTCAGTTAGGCCTCATGAATGCCCAGCGCCCCACCGACTGGCTGGGCGAGGGACAGATGCTGGGCATTGTGGTCATGGAGGTGCTGCATCTCTACCCCATTCTTTACCTGAACATCGCCGCCGTGCTGGCGAATCTCGACCCCGCCATGGAGGAGGCCGGGGCCAGTCTCGGCTGCCCGCCTTGGCAGCGCTTTTGGCGCATCACCGTGCCCCTCATCATGCCGGGCATCTTTGCTGGCGGCACCATTGTTTTCATCTGGGCCTTTACAGAACTGGGCGTGCCCCTGGTGTTTGATTACGACCGCGTCACTGCCGTGCAGATTTTCCGCTCGCTGAATGACCTCAGTGACAATCCCTTCCCTTATGCCCTTGTGGTGGTCATGCTGGTTTTCAGCACGCTGATTTACACCCTCAGCAAACTGTTCTTTGGCCGTGCCAGTTCCACCGGGGGTGGCCGTGCCACCACAGCACGGGAGACCGTTCGCCTGCCTCTCGGCATCGGCCTGCTTTGCACGGCAGCCTTTGCCTTCGTCACCTTCCTGGCCGTGATGCCGCATCTCGGTGTCGTGCTCCTCAGCTTTGCCGATGACTGGTACGCCACCGTGCTGCCCCAGGCCTACACGCTGGACCATTTTCATCAGGCCCTGGGGCATGAGCTCACCTTGAGCTCCATCGCCAACAGCCTGAAGTACTCCGTCTTCGCCATCGGCTTCGCCTTGGTGCTGGGCATCGGCGTGGCCTATGTGAATGTGCGCACGCGCCTCTGGGGTCGGCAGCTTTTGGATGCCATGGCCATGCTGCCGCTGGCGGTGCCGGGTGTCGTGATGGCCTTTGGTTATCTGGCCATGACCCGACCTGGCCGGCAGTTCGATTGGCTCATCCTGGGCGAGGATCCATTCCTCATTCTCGTCATCGCCTATGCCGTGCGTCGCCTGCCCTACATCGTGCGCTCCGCCTCCGCCGGCTTTCAGCAGGTCAGCCCCGCCCTGGAGGAGGCCGCGCAAAACCTCGGGGCCACGCCGGAGCGTGCCCTCTGGCGCATCACGCTACCCCTGGTCGCTCCGAATCTCCTCGCGGGCGGACTGCTCGCCTTTGCCTTTGCCATGCTGGAGGTCAGCGACTCGATGATTCTCGCGCAGCAGTCCTCCCACTTTCCCATCACCAAGGCCATCTACTTCCTGGTCATGGGTCTGGGCAATGGCCCCAGCCTCGCCTCCGCCCTCGGGGTCTGGGCCATGATCTTCCTCACCATCACCATCGTCGGTGCGGCCCTGCTGCTGGGCAAAAAACTCGGCGCTCTCTTCCGTTAG
- a CDS encoding ABC transporter substrate-binding protein: protein MSEAAAPSFLRRWCKEIAIVSALLVTLLGPFLLKPGQSTASSKAERKLVIITPHPERLRAEFGQAFVRHWKETTGETVAVDWRVPGGTSEIAVMLKSEFSAAFQLHWTQALGQTWTPAIAQNFMNPKAPASDAARQAFLKSDTGVGLDVFFGGGAYDFQIQAESGTLVAQNGPGTGIAALRQKHPAWFGDEGIPEMVSGEPFRDGKDRWIACCLSSFGIVFNRDVLRRLGIEKDPAQWRDLADPRLYGQLALADPGRSATVTKAFEMLIQQEMQEAIARLTQNPGQLKTPQDIEAAGVREGWTRGLNLIQRISANARYFSDSSSKIPLDVARGDAAAGMCIDYYGRSTEEETRRPDGSSRIGFIMPVGGSSVSVDPIAMFRGAPEAGLATAFIEFVLSDAGQKIWAYRSGTPGGPTRSALRRLAARKDFYKPENLLLMSDAAEMPYEKAKAFTYHPEWTASAFSTLRFLIRVMCVDTHQEQRKAWHTLITRQQPPRATEVFQELTSIRYDLAVGDITKVVRSRDKVAETRLARALGDTFRNNYELAHTLARKGE, encoded by the coding sequence ATGTCTGAAGCCGCCGCTCCATCTTTTCTCCGACGCTGGTGCAAAGAAATCGCCATCGTTAGTGCCCTGCTTGTCACCTTGCTCGGCCCCTTTTTGCTGAAGCCCGGCCAGTCCACCGCTTCATCGAAAGCAGAGCGCAAGCTCGTCATCATCACCCCGCATCCCGAGCGCCTGCGGGCCGAATTCGGCCAAGCCTTCGTCCGCCATTGGAAAGAGACAACCGGTGAAACTGTCGCCGTGGACTGGCGTGTGCCCGGCGGCACCTCCGAGATTGCCGTGATGCTGAAGTCCGAGTTCAGTGCCGCCTTTCAGCTTCATTGGACTCAGGCCCTCGGCCAAACGTGGACACCTGCCATCGCCCAAAATTTCATGAACCCCAAGGCCCCGGCCAGTGACGCCGCACGGCAGGCTTTTCTGAAGTCCGATACGGGCGTGGGGCTGGATGTGTTCTTCGGAGGCGGCGCGTATGACTTTCAGATCCAGGCCGAATCAGGCACCCTGGTGGCCCAAAACGGCCCCGGCACTGGCATCGCCGCCCTGCGGCAAAAACACCCGGCCTGGTTCGGTGACGAGGGTATCCCCGAGATGGTCAGCGGAGAACCTTTTCGCGATGGCAAGGACCGGTGGATCGCCTGCTGCCTGTCCAGCTTTGGCATCGTCTTCAACCGCGATGTGCTGCGCCGTCTTGGCATCGAGAAGGACCCTGCCCAGTGGCGCGACCTGGCAGATCCCCGCCTCTATGGCCAGCTCGCCCTCGCAGATCCAGGGCGCAGCGCCACGGTGACGAAGGCCTTTGAAATGCTCATCCAGCAGGAGATGCAGGAAGCCATCGCCCGCCTCACCCAGAACCCAGGCCAACTCAAAACGCCCCAGGACATTGAGGCCGCCGGAGTGCGGGAGGGGTGGACCCGTGGGCTGAACCTCATCCAGCGCATCAGCGCGAATGCCCGCTACTTCAGCGACAGCTCCAGCAAGATCCCTCTGGACGTCGCCCGTGGCGATGCCGCAGCCGGCATGTGCATTGACTACTATGGCCGCTCCACCGAGGAGGAAACCCGCCGTCCGGATGGCAGTTCCCGCATCGGTTTCATCATGCCTGTGGGCGGCAGTTCGGTGAGTGTGGACCCCATCGCCATGTTCCGGGGTGCCCCGGAGGCCGGGCTGGCCACGGCCTTCATCGAGTTCGTCCTCAGCGATGCCGGGCAAAAGATCTGGGCCTACCGCAGCGGAACACCGGGCGGCCCTACCCGCAGCGCCCTGCGTCGCCTCGCCGCCCGAAAGGATTTTTATAAGCCTGAAAACTTGCTGCTGATGAGCGATGCCGCCGAGATGCCTTATGAAAAGGCCAAGGCCTTCACCTATCACCCGGAGTGGACGGCCTCCGCCTTCAGCACGCTGCGTTTCCTCATCCGCGTGATGTGTGTGGACACACATCAGGAACAGCGGAAAGCCTGGCACACCCTCATCACACGCCAGCAGCCGCCGCGCGCCACCGAGGTGTTCCAGGAGCTCACCAGCATCCGTTATGACCTCGCCGTGGGGGACATCACCAAGGTTGTCCGCTCCCGCGACAAGGTCGCCGAAACAAGGCTCGCCCGCGCCCTGGGCGACACCTTCCGCAACAATTACGAGCTCGCCCACACCCTGGCCCGCAAAGGGGAATAG
- a CDS encoding YkvA family protein — protein MRLQKSRVFVIATVLENRIMIPMPAPDNQHDIDIAKVTQRAKDIEDKLPKLRQWMEQGQVILSMVKDYWAGNYREVPYWAISAGALSLLYVLNPADVIPDMILGVGYLDDATVVAFCLKLIERELVKYKEWQAARKPSPPAKAGKVIDV, from the coding sequence ATGCGATTGCAAAAAAGCCGTGTTTTCGTCATCGCCACCGTGCTGGAAAACCGCATAATGATCCCTATGCCCGCCCCTGATAATCAGCACGATATTGACATCGCCAAGGTCACCCAGCGTGCCAAGGACATCGAGGACAAGCTGCCCAAGCTGCGCCAATGGATGGAGCAGGGGCAGGTGATCCTTTCGATGGTGAAGGACTACTGGGCTGGCAACTACCGCGAGGTGCCCTACTGGGCCATCAGCGCGGGGGCTTTGTCCTTGCTTTATGTGCTGAATCCGGCGGATGTGATACCGGACATGATCCTGGGTGTGGGCTATCTGGATGATGCCACGGTGGTGGCCTTTTGCCTCAAGCTCATCGAACGAGAGCTGGTGAAGTATAAGGAATGGCAGGCCGCTCGGAAACCTTCCCCACCTGCCAAGGCGGGGAAGGTCATTGATGTCTGA
- a CDS encoding acyl-CoA dehydrogenase family protein yields MKTELTPPPAALIDMSKMSAGQKAALEMAEAARDERNNAGLAAGLFFGTPDFDKLLPFPEQSVEDHDQGDAFLSRLKKVLDEHADPDEIDRTGEIPETLLDELAHLGAFGIKIPTKYGGLGLSQTNYSRSAMLLGGECGNLAALLSAHQSIGAPQPLILFGTEEQKSKYLPLCASGIISAFALTENNVGSDPARMSTVATPDGEDHFLLNGEKLWCTNSLKAGIIVVMARTPTPEKPHATSAFIVETSWPGVEIVHRCHFMGLRALYNGVVHFHNVRVPRANILGGEGRGLKVALTTLNTGRITLPAACTGLAKRCVEISSRWAAERVQWGQPVGKHAAIADKLARMAADSFAMEAMVRYVSALVDRDKHADVRLEAAIAKLWGSERAWAIVDDTMQIRGGRGYETADSLRERGERPDPVERLFRDCRINTIFEGSSEIMRLFIAREVLDPHLKIGAEVVNSTLPLKQRAMAALRAGRTYATWYPRMWLPGGAGHAAHHLHPQLRRDMNAIARESHKLARTLFHAMVLNGPALERRQILLGRIVDIGAELFVWSTTLAYAGSLMKGTAANSSETEKLLRKVRYFGKLTRTRLGSHYKALKETLEPEARQVSRDLMPAAAD; encoded by the coding sequence ATGAAAACCGAACTCACCCCTCCCCCCGCAGCCCTCATTGACATGTCAAAAATGTCCGCTGGCCAAAAGGCGGCGCTCGAAATGGCCGAGGCTGCGCGTGATGAACGCAACAACGCTGGCCTCGCCGCAGGTCTGTTTTTCGGCACACCGGATTTCGACAAACTTCTCCCCTTCCCAGAACAGTCGGTGGAGGATCATGATCAGGGCGATGCCTTCCTCTCCCGCCTGAAAAAGGTGTTGGATGAGCATGCCGATCCTGACGAAATCGACCGCACGGGAGAGATCCCCGAAACCCTGCTGGATGAACTGGCCCACCTCGGGGCCTTCGGCATCAAGATCCCCACCAAGTACGGCGGCCTGGGACTCTCCCAGACCAACTACTCCCGCAGTGCCATGCTGCTCGGTGGTGAATGCGGGAACTTGGCAGCCCTGCTTTCCGCCCACCAGTCCATCGGTGCTCCGCAGCCGCTCATTTTGTTCGGCACGGAGGAGCAGAAGTCGAAGTATCTACCTCTGTGCGCCAGCGGCATCATCAGCGCCTTTGCCCTGACAGAAAACAATGTGGGCAGCGACCCTGCCCGCATGTCCACCGTGGCGACACCGGATGGAGAAGACCACTTCCTGCTAAATGGCGAGAAGCTGTGGTGCACGAACAGCCTCAAGGCCGGCATCATCGTTGTGATGGCCCGCACTCCCACTCCGGAGAAGCCGCATGCCACCAGCGCCTTCATTGTCGAAACCTCATGGCCAGGGGTGGAGATCGTCCACCGCTGCCACTTCATGGGCCTGCGCGCGCTCTACAATGGCGTGGTCCATTTTCATAACGTGCGAGTGCCACGCGCCAACATCCTGGGAGGTGAAGGCCGTGGCCTGAAGGTGGCCCTCACTACCCTGAACACCGGACGCATCACCCTGCCTGCCGCCTGCACCGGCCTGGCCAAACGCTGTGTAGAAATCTCCAGCCGCTGGGCTGCGGAGCGCGTGCAGTGGGGCCAGCCCGTGGGCAAACATGCTGCCATCGCGGACAAGCTGGCTCGCATGGCTGCCGACAGCTTCGCCATGGAGGCCATGGTGCGCTACGTCTCCGCCCTGGTGGACCGCGACAAACATGCAGATGTGCGACTGGAGGCCGCCATCGCCAAACTCTGGGGCAGCGAGCGCGCCTGGGCCATCGTAGATGACACCATGCAGATCCGTGGTGGCCGTGGTTATGAAACGGCTGATTCCCTCCGTGAACGTGGCGAAAGACCCGACCCGGTGGAGCGCCTTTTCCGCGACTGCCGCATCAACACCATCTTTGAAGGCAGCAGCGAAATCATGCGCCTCTTCATCGCCCGCGAGGTACTGGATCCGCACCTGAAAATCGGTGCCGAAGTGGTGAACTCCACCCTGCCGCTGAAACAGAGAGCGATGGCCGCCCTCCGCGCAGGCCGAACCTACGCCACCTGGTACCCACGCATGTGGCTGCCAGGTGGGGCAGGCCATGCCGCCCATCACCTGCACCCGCAGCTCCGCCGCGACATGAACGCCATCGCCCGGGAAAGCCACAAGCTGGCCCGCACCCTCTTCCACGCCATGGTGCTCAATGGTCCGGCACTTGAACGTCGGCAGATCTTGTTAGGCCGCATCGTAGACATCGGCGCAGAGCTCTTTGTCTGGTCCACAACGCTTGCCTATGCAGGCTCGCTGATGAAAGGCACGGCGGCCAATTCCTCCGAGACAGAGAAGTTGCTGCGCAAGGTTCGCTACTTTGGCAAGCTCACCCGCACCCGCCTCGGCAGCCACTACAAGGCCCTGAAGGAAACGCTGGAACCGGAGGCCCGTCAGGTCAGCCGGGATCTGATGCCCGCCGCCGCTGACTAA
- a CDS encoding 3-hydroxyacyl-CoA dehydrogenase NAD-binding domain-containing protein, whose product MNTHLLDTLAAEKDAFFPKPPTVTGRIQSLCHFRLTVDENGTAWITFDMQGSAANVWNESTLREFDLCLESLHRDSSVKALVIRSGKDKIFIAGADLKAVRSSPIRRVETLISLGQDVFNRLAALPQPKIALIHGACLGGGLELTLACDARIASDAESTRLGLPETQIGLIPAWGGSTRLPRLLGLPAALEMIITGKLLKPSAAKRNGLVDKVVPREQLEKAALEMLASGLPEREPPISHSFWKLPGIRNALAHRVRGQVMEKTRGLYQAPLRAIEVATEAAVLPLDKALELERHAILDLALTPQTEHLIDLFFRKEEASKKPFPRGIALHVHDVAVIGAGVMGAGIAHWVASRGNQVLMQDVSMDALARGMHRVHDLLNEGLKRRAITRRDHHDTLDRLKPEHTRVPLSHYPIVIEAATEDMGLKKKIFADLAARSGPDTILATNTSALSITELAETLPHPERVIGLHFFNPVHRMPLVEVIITHHTSDDVIATAVAFVQKLGKVPVVVKDSPGFVVNRILMPYLMEAVRLHASSIPAETIDEAMLEFGMPMGPLRLLDEIGLDVAVHVGHTLCAAFPDRLQSSPLLERMVAEGKLGKKSGQGFYTHGTGGRKKCPVIHDPAVVEHVQHRLALLLANEAARCAKEGLTRDPSDIDLAMILGTGYPPFRGGPLSWMHDLGEDNAAVELRMLQHSTPEPNAFEPDAIPKT is encoded by the coding sequence ATGAATACTCATCTGCTCGACACCCTCGCGGCGGAGAAAGATGCCTTTTTCCCCAAGCCGCCCACGGTCACCGGCCGCATCCAGTCCCTCTGCCATTTCCGGCTGACGGTGGATGAAAACGGCACCGCCTGGATCACCTTCGACATGCAGGGCAGCGCAGCCAACGTCTGGAACGAATCCACTCTGCGCGAGTTTGACCTCTGCCTGGAGAGCCTCCATCGCGACAGCTCCGTCAAGGCCCTCGTCATCCGCTCTGGCAAGGACAAGATCTTCATCGCTGGGGCCGATCTCAAGGCCGTGCGCAGCTCCCCCATCCGCCGGGTGGAGACGCTCATTTCGTTAGGCCAAGATGTGTTCAACCGCCTTGCCGCCCTGCCCCAGCCAAAGATCGCCCTCATTCACGGGGCCTGCCTCGGCGGCGGGCTGGAGCTCACCCTGGCCTGCGATGCCCGCATCGCCAGCGATGCCGAGTCCACACGCCTCGGCCTACCGGAAACCCAGATCGGCCTCATCCCCGCCTGGGGCGGCTCCACCCGCCTGCCGCGCCTGCTCGGCCTGCCTGCGGCCCTGGAAATGATCATCACGGGCAAGCTGCTGAAACCCTCCGCCGCCAAACGCAACGGCTTGGTGGACAAAGTCGTGCCTCGTGAACAGCTCGAAAAAGCCGCCCTCGAAATGCTGGCCTCCGGACTGCCTGAGCGCGAGCCACCTATCAGCCACAGCTTCTGGAAATTGCCCGGCATCCGCAATGCCCTGGCCCACCGGGTGCGCGGTCAGGTCATGGAAAAAACACGCGGCCTTTATCAGGCCCCCTTGCGTGCCATTGAGGTCGCGACAGAGGCTGCGGTGCTGCCCTTGGACAAGGCCCTCGAATTGGAACGCCATGCCATTCTGGACCTCGCCCTGACTCCACAGACGGAGCATCTCATCGACCTGTTCTTCCGCAAAGAGGAGGCCTCCAAAAAACCCTTCCCTCGCGGCATCGCCCTGCATGTGCATGACGTGGCCGTCATCGGTGCCGGCGTGATGGGCGCAGGCATCGCCCACTGGGTCGCCAGCCGTGGCAATCAGGTCCTCATGCAGGATGTCAGCATGGATGCTCTGGCCCGTGGCATGCACCGTGTGCATGATCTCCTCAATGAAGGCCTGAAGCGCCGAGCCATCACCCGCCGTGACCATCATGATACGCTGGATCGCCTGAAGCCCGAGCACACCCGTGTGCCCCTGAGCCACTACCCCATCGTCATCGAGGCCGCCACGGAGGACATGGGGCTGAAAAAAAAGATCTTTGCCGATCTCGCCGCGCGCAGCGGTCCCGACACCATTCTGGCCACCAACACCTCCGCCCTTTCCATCACGGAACTGGCAGAAACCCTGCCGCATCCTGAACGCGTCATCGGCCTGCACTTCTTCAATCCCGTGCATCGCATGCCGCTGGTGGAGGTGATCATCACCCACCACACCTCCGACGATGTCATCGCCACCGCCGTGGCCTTTGTGCAGAAGCTGGGCAAGGTACCCGTGGTGGTGAAGGACAGCCCCGGCTTTGTGGTGAACCGCATCCTCATGCCCTACCTCATGGAGGCCGTGCGCCTGCATGCCAGCAGCATCCCAGCGGAGACGATTGACGAAGCCATGCTGGAGTTTGGCATGCCCATGGGCCCCTTGCGCCTGCTGGATGAGATCGGCCTGGATGTCGCCGTCCACGTCGGCCACACGCTCTGCGCCGCCTTCCCGGACAGGCTGCAATCCTCTCCCCTGCTGGAGCGCATGGTCGCCGAAGGCAAGCTGGGCAAAAAGTCCGGCCAGGGTTTCTACACGCACGGCACAGGCGGGCGCAAAAAATGCCCCGTCATCCATGACCCGGCCGTGGTCGAGCACGTGCAGCACCGCCTTGCCCTGCTGCTGGCCAATGAGGCCGCACGCTGCGCCAAGGAAGGCCTCACCCGCGACCCCTCCGACATTGATCTAGCCATGATCCTGGGCACCGGCTACCCGCCCTTCCGCGGCGGGCCGCTGTCCTGGATGCATGATCTGGGCGAAGACAACGCCGCCGTGGAGCTGCGCATGCTCCAGCACAGCACGCCCGAGCCCAATGCCTTTGAGCCCGACGCCATACCTAAGACCTAA